From one Sorangium aterium genomic stretch:
- a CDS encoding ATP-binding protein → MVDDVPESMAVTAAQLEERGFRVAVAQDGEDALERAELLSPDLILLDVLMPGMDGFETCRRLKASESTKGIPVIFMTALGETAHKVAGFEAGGVDYVVKPLELDEVLVRVKTHLELYTMRAELEAQNVQLRREIEERERLQAALRCAHDKLERRVAERTTELAAANDLLKQENSERKRAEETLRESQGMLHAIIDNSAAMVYVKDLQGRYLLSNRRFRQLFHATLESNEPIASIASIDSIIGTTDHDLFPPEQAEILRSFDRRVLEAQEPLETEEVVPQGDGMHTYISVKCPLFDAEGKPYAVCAISTDITERKRAEEERERLLASEQAARSKAEAADRMKDEFLCTLGHELRTPLTSILGWAHILLRADKSDVARVQRGLEVIERNGMAELELVETLLDVSAILCCQVDLKRQPVSMAEVIQAVVDSVTPASEAKDVCISLSLRSTTGRVLGDRGRLEQIVRNLLSNAVKFTPAGGRVAVSLEEMGAKTQLRISDTGEGISADFLPHVFDKFRRANSSTTRWHSGLGLGLSIVQDLARMHGGEVHAESAGEGRGAVFIVDLPLMPVVEETAAPPSADAGEARSV, encoded by the coding sequence ATGGTCGACGATGTACCGGAAAGCATGGCCGTGACAGCCGCTCAGCTCGAAGAGCGAGGCTTTCGGGTGGCGGTCGCTCAAGATGGTGAAGATGCGTTGGAGCGGGCCGAGCTCCTCTCTCCCGATTTGATCCTGCTCGACGTATTGATGCCGGGGATGGACGGCTTCGAGACGTGCCGGCGCCTGAAAGCGTCTGAAAGCACCAAGGGCATTCCGGTGATCTTCATGACCGCCCTGGGAGAGACGGCCCACAAGGTGGCCGGGTTCGAAGCCGGCGGCGTCGATTACGTCGTCAAGCCTCTGGAGCTCGACGAGGTTCTGGTGCGAGTCAAGACACACCTGGAATTGTATACGATGCGCGCGGAGCTCGAGGCGCAGAACGTTCAGCTGCGGCGAGAGATCGAGGAGCGCGAGCGATTGCAGGCCGCGCTGCGCTGCGCCCACGATAAGCTGGAGCGGAGAGTGGCGGAGCGCACGACCGAGCTCGCCGCGGCCAACGATCTCCTGAAACAAGAGAACAGCGAGCGTAAGCGGGCCGAGGAGACATTGCGCGAAAGCCAGGGCATGCTGCACGCGATCATCGACAATTCGGCGGCCATGGTCTACGTCAAGGACCTGCAGGGCCGATACCTGCTGAGCAACCGCCGTTTCAGGCAGCTGTTCCACGCGACGCTGGAGTCGAACGAGCCGATCGCGTCGATCGCGTCGATCGATTCGATCATCGGCACGACCGACCACGATCTCTTCCCCCCGGAGCAGGCGGAGATACTCCGCTCGTTCGACAGGCGGGTGCTGGAGGCCCAGGAGCCCCTGGAGACCGAGGAGGTGGTGCCGCAGGGCGACGGGATGCACACCTATATCTCGGTCAAGTGCCCCCTGTTCGACGCCGAAGGCAAGCCCTACGCTGTGTGCGCTATCTCCACGGACATCACCGAACGCAAGCGGGCGGAGGAAGAGCGGGAGAGGCTGCTGGCCAGCGAGCAGGCGGCGCGTTCCAAGGCCGAGGCCGCCGACCGGATGAAGGACGAGTTCCTCTGCACGCTCGGCCATGAGCTGCGAACGCCGCTGACTTCTATCCTCGGCTGGGCGCATATTCTTCTCCGCGCGGACAAGTCGGACGTAGCCAGGGTGCAGCGCGGCCTCGAGGTCATCGAGCGCAACGGCATGGCCGAGCTGGAGCTCGTCGAGACCCTGCTCGACGTCTCCGCCATCCTCTGCTGCCAGGTGGACCTGAAGCGGCAGCCGGTCAGCATGGCCGAGGTCATCCAGGCGGTCGTCGACTCTGTAACTCCAGCCTCGGAAGCGAAGGACGTCTGCATTTCGCTTTCGCTCCGCTCAACGACCGGCCGGGTCTTAGGCGATCGCGGTCGCCTGGAGCAGATCGTGCGCAATCTGCTGAGCAACGCCGTCAAATTCACGCCCGCTGGCGGGCGCGTGGCTGTGTCGCTGGAGGAGATGGGAGCGAAGACCCAGCTCCGCATCAGCGACACCGGCGAGGGAATCAGCGCAGATTTTCTTCCCCACGTGTTCGACAAATTTCGCCGGGCAAACAGCTCGACCACCCGCTGGCACAGCGGACTTGGCCTGGGGCTCTCGATCGTGCAGGATCTGGCGAGGATGCACGGCGGAGAGGTTCACGCCGAGAGCGCCGGTGAGGGTCGGGGCGCGGTGTTCATCGTGGACTTGCCTTTGATGCCGGTGGTCGAGGAGACCGCTGCTCCGCCTTCGGCCGACGCAGGGGAAGCGCGCTCGGTCTAG